From Candidatus Neomarinimicrobiota bacterium, the proteins below share one genomic window:
- the serA gene encoding phosphoglycerate dehydrogenase, translating to MKKILITDALSPKGKAVLSDAGLEVIEILDGDAEKLNAILPNIEGWIIRSGTTITAEKIQQATKLKAIGRAGVGIDNIDIEAATSHGVLVMNTPGGNTISAAEHTIALMMSLARNIPAGDSSLKAGHWDRKILVGTELNGKTLGVLGLGRIGQEVARRALGLQMKVIGYDPYVSEDQLMVKDISVAKLDEVIEQADILTLHLPRNKHTLDLISSAELAKMKSSSMLVNCARGGLVNESDLAEALAEGSIAGAAIDVYTEEPPIDNPLLQAKNIVLTPHLGASTHEAGENVAEQIATQMKDYLLHEQLSNTINLPIKDMSILKTIGDTLGLARAIGCFQHPLHASAIRSLRLSYNGSPEHIQPLVYSAFEGIMEHRYDGIVNLINAQAIAHSKGISLSTVHDPDLSHVKNLVSVRVESATGEAWELTGYTDIQGGQRLTKVNKFHVDVLLDGPLILVINADVPGVVGEVGTLLGSLNINIAEYSLSRQTGDALSLIKCDSVPDPTLIEKLKSINSVRECYFLA from the coding sequence ATGAAAAAGATTCTGATCACTGATGCTTTGTCTCCAAAAGGTAAGGCTGTCCTCAGCGATGCCGGGTTGGAGGTAATTGAGATCCTGGATGGTGATGCCGAGAAGCTAAATGCTATTTTGCCGAATATTGAAGGTTGGATCATTAGAAGTGGAACCACTATTACTGCTGAAAAGATCCAACAGGCCACCAAGTTAAAAGCAATTGGACGGGCTGGTGTCGGCATTGATAATATTGATATAGAGGCTGCCACATCGCACGGCGTGCTGGTGATGAATACTCCAGGTGGTAATACGATTTCCGCCGCTGAGCATACCATAGCCTTGATGATGTCCCTGGCGCGGAACATTCCAGCCGGTGACAGTTCTCTGAAAGCAGGTCATTGGGATCGAAAAATTCTGGTTGGCACCGAACTTAACGGCAAGACTCTTGGCGTACTGGGGTTGGGACGCATTGGACAGGAAGTTGCCAGACGGGCTCTGGGGCTACAAATGAAGGTCATTGGCTATGATCCCTACGTGTCGGAAGATCAACTTATGGTCAAGGATATTTCAGTGGCAAAGCTCGACGAAGTTATTGAGCAAGCTGATATCCTAACTCTGCATCTACCACGGAATAAGCATACGCTTGATCTGATCAGCTCTGCGGAACTGGCTAAAATGAAATCCTCCTCAATGTTGGTCAACTGCGCTCGCGGAGGTCTGGTCAATGAATCTGACTTAGCTGAAGCATTGGCCGAGGGGAGCATTGCTGGAGCAGCCATTGATGTGTATACTGAGGAACCCCCGATCGATAATCCTTTACTCCAGGCCAAAAATATAGTGCTGACTCCTCACCTTGGTGCAAGTACACATGAAGCTGGTGAAAATGTCGCTGAGCAGATAGCAACTCAGATGAAGGACTATTTACTTCATGAGCAGTTGAGCAATACGATAAATTTGCCGATCAAAGATATGAGTATTCTTAAAACAATTGGTGATACTCTGGGGCTTGCCCGAGCCATCGGTTGTTTTCAACATCCACTGCATGCATCTGCTATCAGATCCTTGAGACTTAGTTACAATGGGTCCCCGGAGCATATCCAACCCCTGGTCTATTCAGCGTTTGAGGGAATCATGGAGCATCGCTATGATGGCATTGTTAACCTGATCAATGCTCAGGCTATTGCCCATTCTAAGGGGATTTCACTCAGTACTGTACATGATCCTGATCTGAGTCACGTCAAAAACCTAGTCTCTGTGCGGGTTGAATCAGCTACTGGAGAAGCCTGGGAATTGACCGGCTATACAGACATTCAAGGCGGCCAGCGTTTAACTAAAGTGAACAAATTTCATGTTGATGTACTGTTGGATGGACCTCTTATCCTGGTTATTAATGCTGATGTTCCAGGCGTGGTGGGTGAAGTTGGAACTCTATTGGGAAGCTTAAACATCAATATCGCTGAGTATTCACTCAGTCGCCAGACAGGGGATGCGCTATCGTTGATCAAATGTGATTCTGTACCGGATCCAACGCTAATAGAAAAATTAAAAAGTATTAATTCGGTGAGAGAGTGTTATTTTCTCGCGTGA
- a CDS encoding alanine--glyoxylate aminotransferase family protein, translating to MNKPKLFIPGPTHVDQEILDAMAQYPIGHRTADYRELQAKVINGVKDFLYTKQTVLISTSSATGLMEAGVRNLSSQRVANFVCGAFSQRQADITRICGLNQDVFKVEWGQATTAQQVESVLSNGDYDLATVVFNETSTGVMNPLAEIGEVVKKFPKVLLMVDAVSGMMGAPIKVDEWGIDMALASVQKAWGLPPGFSLMSLSDRALERCRSIPDSQKGYYFDFARMHKAGEKSQTTITPSIPHLFALAVQLDRIQAEGLENRFERHRKMASRVREWGREQFGLFAQPGFESQTLTCFSNRSDLDLITLAQEMRARNYLISGGYGDLKGKTFRLAHMGDLQITDIEDVLSVLDEVIKKR from the coding sequence GTGAATAAGCCAAAGCTTTTTATACCCGGACCCACTCATGTGGACCAGGAGATTCTGGATGCAATGGCACAATACCCCATCGGGCACCGCACTGCTGATTACCGGGAATTGCAGGCAAAGGTTATCAATGGTGTTAAGGATTTCCTTTACACCAAACAAACAGTGTTGATATCAACCAGCTCAGCCACGGGTTTGATGGAGGCGGGGGTTCGCAATCTCAGCAGTCAACGGGTAGCCAATTTTGTTTGTGGCGCGTTTTCTCAACGGCAAGCTGACATCACTCGAATTTGTGGTTTGAATCAGGATGTTTTCAAAGTTGAATGGGGGCAAGCCACTACTGCGCAACAGGTCGAATCAGTCTTATCCAATGGTGATTATGACTTGGCAACAGTTGTGTTTAATGAAACGTCCACTGGTGTCATGAATCCCTTGGCGGAGATCGGCGAGGTTGTTAAAAAATTCCCTAAGGTTCTGCTCATGGTAGATGCCGTGAGTGGCATGATGGGAGCACCTATCAAAGTTGATGAGTGGGGCATTGATATGGCATTGGCCAGTGTTCAAAAAGCCTGGGGTTTGCCACCGGGTTTTTCTCTTATGTCATTATCTGATCGCGCATTGGAGCGGTGTCGTAGCATTCCGGATTCCCAAAAGGGGTATTATTTTGATTTTGCGCGGATGCATAAAGCAGGTGAAAAATCGCAAACCACCATCACTCCCAGTATTCCGCATTTATTCGCACTTGCGGTTCAATTGGACCGTATCCAGGCCGAAGGATTGGAAAATCGATTTGAACGCCATAGAAAAATGGCATCCAGAGTGCGCGAATGGGGACGGGAACAATTTGGTCTTTTTGCTCAACCTGGATTCGAATCTCAAACGTTAACATGTTTCAGCAATAGATCCGATCTGGATCTGATCACATTGGCACAGGAGATGAGAGCAAGAAATTATCTGATCTCAGGTGGTTATGGTGATCTGAAGGGAAAAACATTCAGATTAGCCCACATGGGTGATCTGCAAATAACAGATATTGAGGATGTCCTCAGTGTCTTGGATGAGGTTATCAAAAAACGATGA
- a CDS encoding CapA family protein, with protein sequence MNKIFLRCLLLLVSLAAVSGADPEPGIRIRAVGDIMLGTATPAGFLRPEAKGNILKYINPVLCDADLTVGNLEGTLCDSGTTYKCEPDSLDCYVFRMPEMYGGDLKTAGFDFLSLANNHVGDFGYDCVTRTERILDSLSIGWSGRPGSSATKIVNGFNVAFIAFHSGGYCNSSLDIPAAVEMIAQLKSEHELVIVSIHGGAEGLVAMSLPDSMELYMGEERGHLKEFTHQMVDAGADLVFGHGPHVARAMEVYHGKLIAYSLANFATYGRFNLQEERRFGGILEVELSKTGVLISGRIISIEQKYWGVPLWDREHRFAHLVDSLSRIDLPETGVRINSQGYLMLE encoded by the coding sequence ATGAATAAAATATTCCTGCGATGTCTCTTACTACTTGTATCTTTGGCTGCTGTCTCGGGTGCTGATCCTGAACCTGGAATTCGCATCCGGGCCGTTGGGGATATCATGCTGGGGACAGCTACTCCAGCCGGATTCCTGAGACCTGAAGCAAAAGGTAATATCCTGAAATATATCAACCCGGTACTTTGCGATGCAGATCTTACGGTAGGCAACCTGGAAGGCACGCTTTGTGATAGTGGGACGACCTATAAATGTGAGCCGGATTCATTGGATTGTTACGTGTTTCGGATGCCTGAGATGTATGGGGGAGATCTTAAAACAGCCGGTTTTGATTTTCTATCACTGGCGAACAATCACGTGGGTGACTTCGGTTATGATTGTGTTACCAGAACTGAAAGAATACTGGATTCACTCAGTATCGGATGGTCAGGTCGCCCTGGGAGTTCTGCTACCAAGATTGTGAACGGTTTTAATGTGGCATTTATTGCGTTCCATAGTGGGGGATATTGCAATAGTTCCCTGGATATTCCTGCGGCTGTTGAAATGATCGCTCAATTAAAAAGCGAACATGAGCTGGTTATTGTTTCGATCCACGGTGGAGCTGAAGGATTGGTCGCCATGTCGCTACCAGATAGTATGGAATTATATATGGGTGAGGAGCGTGGACATTTAAAGGAGTTCACCCACCAAATGGTGGATGCTGGAGCTGACCTTGTTTTCGGTCACGGACCCCATGTGGCGAGGGCCATGGAGGTCTATCATGGTAAATTGATTGCCTATTCACTAGCTAATTTTGCTACTTATGGACGCTTCAACCTGCAAGAAGAACGACGATTTGGCGGGATATTGGAAGTAGAGCTTAGTAAGACAGGAGTATTAATATCAGGTCGGATCATCTCGATCGAACAAAAATATTGGGGAGTACCGCTTTGGGATCGGGAACATCGCTTTGCTCACCTTGTTGATTCACTTTCGCGTATTGATTTACCGGAGACAGGCGTGCGGATCAACTCTCAGGGCTACTTGATGCTTGAATAG
- a CDS encoding M23 family metallopeptidase: MTQNKRNISTKRDDGFRFFLINDKKNLVNEFFFPKTWVLGLSFVGLFTIMGLGAFFFSSLSSAQYNLKVQGLKSQNKELVRVMEDLKIRLDDAEIQLTELVVQDEALRVYANLPSVDADVRAGGTGGAVNDYIQSYDKLIPVTDLDVNSLESNMASLGREITLQLNSYEQIYSKLSQDIDRLRQTPSIPPVNRGYLTSSFGVRTDPFTRKRRMHHGQDFGVLTGTPVYATADGIVKSRKGNTGYGNTVVLNHGYGIKTVYAHLSRYAVNPGDTVKRGELIAYSGNTGRSTGPHLHYEVRVNNVPVNPRHYFLLDKIEL, translated from the coding sequence ATGACTCAAAACAAGAGAAATATCAGCACAAAACGGGATGATGGCTTTCGCTTTTTCTTGATTAATGACAAGAAGAATCTGGTAAACGAGTTTTTCTTTCCGAAAACTTGGGTATTGGGTTTGAGTTTCGTGGGTTTATTCACCATCATGGGTCTGGGAGCTTTTTTCTTCTCAAGCCTTTCAAGTGCACAGTACAATTTAAAAGTTCAGGGTCTGAAAAGTCAGAATAAAGAGTTGGTTCGGGTCATGGAAGACTTGAAGATTCGCCTTGACGATGCTGAAATCCAGCTAACTGAATTGGTTGTACAGGATGAGGCACTAAGAGTTTATGCTAACCTGCCCTCTGTGGATGCCGATGTTCGGGCTGGCGGTACTGGTGGAGCAGTAAATGACTATATTCAGAGCTATGACAAGCTTATACCTGTTACTGATCTTGATGTTAATTCGCTGGAAAGTAACATGGCCAGTCTTGGTCGTGAGATCACTCTACAACTCAATAGTTATGAACAAATCTATTCCAAGCTGAGCCAGGATATAGATCGCCTGCGGCAGACGCCTTCTATTCCTCCAGTTAATCGGGGCTATCTCACATCCAGTTTTGGGGTTCGCACAGATCCATTTACCCGCAAACGGCGGATGCATCATGGACAGGATTTTGGTGTTTTAACTGGTACACCCGTCTATGCAACAGCTGACGGTATTGTGAAATCCAGGAAAGGCAACACTGGCTATGGCAATACTGTTGTTTTAAATCATGGATATGGAATAAAAACGGTATATGCCCATCTGAGTCGCTATGCAGTAAATCCTGGGGATACCGTGAAGCGTGGAGAGTTAATCGCATACTCCGGGAATACAGGTCGGAGCACCGGTCCACATCTTCACTATGAGGTAAGGGTCAATAATGTTCCAGTGAATCCCCGTCACTATTTCTTGCTCGATAAGATCGAATTATAA
- a CDS encoding DUF1015 domain-containing protein has protein sequence MSILSFCGTIYNPENFPNLSDLISPPYDVISPEERRFFLSRSRYNSARLILGEEKQGDYYEDDFYGGSRDLFKKWREEGVLTKREQPGIFFLHQFFIGPDGEQHIRKGFIALMPLAPCGPDTVRAHEKTHKGPIKDRLRLTATTKTNFSQIFFTYQDAENTIIKLLDEAVSKAVLRLTGKNEDTGVENICYLIENEEVIAEVEELMEEKPVFIADGHHRYETLSLYQGQRLNETGFSEIEANYVMGYFASAQDTGLKVYPTHRCLRNLPNFSYQILMDELVKYFDILQMDPEDVKLDHDHRILIMANEAGEPIALHLKDSAFNDLRHRLEDPILAEMDTVILEEIILKAILKLTDEDIRQHRYIEYHRDIDDFWTSLRTGCQVGWIMNYPDNNILFEIGGRGLRLPQKSTYFFPKLPTGLVFRELED, from the coding sequence ATGTCCATCCTTTCCTTCTGCGGAACTATTTATAACCCCGAAAATTTCCCGAATCTATCTGATCTAATCTCGCCCCCGTATGATGTGATCTCACCTGAAGAAAGAAGATTTTTTCTCTCCAGATCCCGCTATAACAGCGCCCGTCTTATCTTGGGTGAGGAGAAGCAGGGAGATTATTATGAGGATGATTTCTATGGAGGTAGCAGAGATCTTTTTAAAAAGTGGCGCGAAGAGGGTGTCTTGACAAAAAGAGAGCAACCCGGGATATTCTTTCTCCATCAATTCTTCATCGGTCCAGATGGGGAGCAGCATATAAGAAAGGGATTCATCGCGTTGATGCCATTGGCACCTTGCGGTCCTGATACAGTTCGGGCGCATGAAAAGACCCACAAAGGACCGATTAAGGATAGACTCCGTCTGACTGCGACAACAAAAACCAACTTCTCTCAAATATTTTTCACCTATCAAGATGCTGAGAATACTATTATCAAATTGCTGGATGAAGCGGTTTCCAAAGCTGTCCTGAGGCTCACTGGAAAAAATGAGGATACCGGAGTTGAGAATATCTGTTACCTCATTGAGAATGAAGAGGTTATTGCAGAGGTCGAGGAACTGATGGAGGAGAAGCCTGTGTTTATTGCGGATGGTCACCATCGCTATGAGACATTGAGTCTTTACCAGGGACAACGTTTAAATGAAACTGGTTTTTCGGAGATCGAAGCCAATTACGTCATGGGCTATTTTGCCTCAGCTCAGGATACCGGGTTAAAAGTCTATCCAACGCATCGTTGTCTGCGGAACCTGCCGAATTTCTCATATCAAATCCTGATGGACGAATTAGTCAAGTACTTTGATATTCTTCAAATGGATCCGGAAGATGTAAAGCTAGATCATGACCATCGAATCCTGATTATGGCCAATGAAGCCGGTGAGCCAATTGCGCTGCACTTGAAGGACTCGGCTTTCAATGACCTGCGTCATCGTCTGGAAGATCCAATTCTGGCTGAAATGGATACTGTTATTCTGGAGGAGATCATATTAAAAGCCATTCTAAAGCTCACAGATGAGGATATTCGACAACATCGCTATATTGAATACCATCGGGATATTGATGATTTTTGGACATCTTTGCGAACGGGTTGTCAGGTTGGCTGGATCATGAATTATCCTGATAACAACATTTTGTTTGAGATAGGTGGTCGGGGATTGCGCTTACCTCAAAAAAGCACCTATTTTTTTCCGAAATTACCCACGGGTCTGGTTTTTAGAGAATTGGAGGACTAA